The Dyadobacter sp. 676 DNA window CGGCCGATTTCATTTCGATCATCAAAAGTCCTTCCCTCGTGTATCCGGCGGGCCTGTTTTTGGCAAATTGTATTTGTCGGAAGACGACGATCGTACCGATTACCAGGGTAACCGAAACTGTAAATTGCACCACTACCAGTACTTTCCGCGGTAAGGACGCAAAACGCCCCGCCCGGAATGTGCCTTTCAACACCTTTACAGGCTGGAACGACGACAGGTATAATGCCGGGTATCCGCCTGCCAGGATGCCCGTTACCATAATAAACGCCAGACTGATGGCCCAAAACCATGCATTCGCCCAGGGTATAACCATCTGCTTGGCGGCGATCTGATTGAACCACGGCAAAGCGAGCGAAGTGAACCAGACCGCAAGCACGAATGCAAAGCCCACCACGAGGAACGATTCGCTGAAAAACTGGCTGACCAGTTGCGCCTTCACGGACCCGATCGACTTGCGGATGCCGACCTCCTTCGCGCGCTTTTCCGAACGGGCAGTGGAAAGGTTCATGAAATTAATACAGGCAAGCAACAGCACGAACGCGCCGATGATGCTGATCAGCCATACCATTTGCATTGGGGCTGTATCGGGCTCTCCCCTTTTAAAATTACGCAGATGCCAGTCGCGCATAGGTAATAGAAAGACCTCGGGCCTGTTTTTGGCCACTTCGGGAAAGTCGGCGAGATTTTTCATTTCCGCATTTTTAATATCCGCCGAAACCCGCGCCAGGTCCACATCCGGACGAAGTTCGACGTACACTTTCATGAAGTGGTTTCGCCAGTCGGTCATGGCCCGTTCCCGGATCCAGGGGTTATCGAGCTCCCAGAGCGCGAACGGAGCCACGAATTTGACCCGGCTGAACTGGGTGTTCTCGGGGAGATCTTCATACACCCCGGTTACAGTCACATCGAGTTTGTTGTTGAGCCGCATCACGCGGTTCACGGGATCGGCATCCCCGAACAGTGCCAGGGCCGTCGATCGGGAAAGCAGCACCGAATGCGGATCGCTCAGACCGGCGCGGGTGCCGTACACCATTCCGAGCGTAAGCATCTCCGGCCCGCCGGGGTCCATAAACAGCCCCGGCCGGGAAATCCTGGTCTGACCCGCGGAAAGTACCATATCGACATCCCATGAAACACTCACAATATGTTTGAAATATGCCGAATAGTGGGCTTTGAGCTCGGTCATCAGCGGGTACTGCAGTGAGGAATTGATCCCTACCCCATGCTCGCCGAACTCGCGCGTACGTACCTGTGCAATGCGGTCGTAGTTGTCGTGATAGGTATTGAACGACAGTTCGTCGTAAACCCACAAACCGATGAGCATGGCAACGGCCATTCCGGCAGCTAAGCCGCCGATATTGATAAACGAATAGGCCCGGTTCCTGGCCAATTGACGAAAGGCGATTTTCAGGTAATTGTGTAGCATGGCTCGAGGAATTTAGAAGTTCGGGAATAGCCGGTCGGCGGTAGCTCTTCATGCTAAAAAAGCAGGCCTGTGCTATGGCTAACGCGTTTTTAGCCCCGAGCACAAAATTTCGGTTCCCGGCAGCCCGAACGGGTGTCCGTATCCGGACATCGCATGTACGCACCCGGACTATGGCTTTCTGAACAATACATCCCCGATAGTCACAAAAAAACATAAAAATTTCACAAACAGGCGAGGGTATGCCCGGTAGAACATACTCTTGTGAATAACCTATTTTCAACGTCCGCATGAATCACAAGTATACCTTAGAGAGCAAAACAGGCACAAACGACACAGGCGGTCCGTATCCCGAATTCCCGGACGTCAAGAAAATACAGACGGATTTTGTCGATTCGGAACTGTTTATCAAGCAAGCATTTGACACAGATCCGGTGCGGGGATACGAGTTGCTTTTCAAACGCTATTACAAGCAGCTTTGCAGCCATGCCGTGCGTTTTGTGTATGCGCGGGATGTCGCCGAGGACATTGTGGTGGAAGTTTTCAGTCAGTTCTGGTCCAAACAGCTCCATACCTCTGTAACGACGTCATTCAGGGCTTACCTGTTCACGACGGTCAGGCATGCGGCATTCCATTATATGCGACGGAACTTCGGGAAAGAGGCGGTTACCGGAGAACTGGAAGACCTGCATCTGGCCACTCCCGAGAGCTCGCCCCAGCAGGAATTGCAGTTTCAGGAACTGGTGCTCAAAATCGAGCAAGTGATCCGCTCGCTATCTCGTCAAAATCAGAAAGTATTCCTGATGAGCCGGTTCGAGGGAAAACGCAACGCCGCCATCGCCGAGGAACTGGGAATCTCCGTTAAGACAGTGGAAGGACATATTACCAAGGGACTGGCAGTCCTGCGGAAAGCATTGCAAGACCACGGGCTGCTCTCGCTTATCCAGATTTTACTCCTATTCATTTGAGGGCCCACGGCCATCAATATATGTCATACAGAACTTCCATGAACATGAAAAAATCAATACTTTCCAAACAGGTGATCCAGAACTTCTTCGAAGGAAAAACTACCCGGATGCAGAATATTCTGATCCGCGAGTGGCTGGAAAACCCCGCCAACCGCGAACTGTATTTTCAATGGCTGGACGAATGGGAAACAGAAAATCCGCAGTTTACGCCCGATGTGGAACTGGCCTACCAACGTTCATTGCATACCGTTCAAGACGGCGCCGGTTTTCCGGTACCGGAACCAGCTCCGCGAAGGTCATTCCCCGGTGCGCCCGCCGGGCGGCTTTTTGTGTTCAAATGGGCGGCGGCTTCCGTGGCGCTGATCCTCGGTGCATACCTTCTTTCCGATTTCTGGCTTTATAAACAATACGAGACGGGCTATGGGGAGATCAGGACGATCGTATTGCCCGATAGCAGCCGCGTTACACTGAATGCCAACTCCGTCCTCAGCGTCCCGCGGTTCGGTTTCGGCGGGGGCACACGCGAAGTGAAGTTGCGGGGAGAAGCCGATTTCGCGGTGAAACACACCGTCAATCACAGCAAATTCATCGTCCGCACGCCCGATCAGCTGGAAGTGCGGGTATTGGGCACGGAGTTTATTGTTTACAGCCGGGAGCGCGGCTCAAAGGTGGTTTTGAGCCAGGGAAGCGTACAGTTGCGCTCGCTCCATGAAGCCGAACCAAGGCCCGTCCTGATGAAACCCGGCGACATCGCCACAATGTCGGCACAGGGAAAACTGACCCTGCGCCGCAGCCAGAGCCTGTCGGCGTACCAGGCCTGGAAACAACGCAGGTTTATGTTCGAAAATACTCCCGTCTCCGAAATCGCATATCAGATCAGCGAATACTTCGGCGTAAATGTGGTGGTGGCCGACTCGACCCTCGCCAGACGAACCATCGGCGGCACATTCAATGCGAGTGATCCCGCCAATGTCCTGAAAGTCCTGTCCGACGTCCTGAATGCACGGGTCACCCGGTCGGCGGCGGACGACGACGGCCCCGAAACCTTCATCCTCGATGTCAACCATCCGTATTATCCTTAATCCATTATAAACCATGACGAAACTATTACACTTTAAAATGCTGGTCATCCTGATGGCAGGCTGCCTGCTGGACGTGGCGCCGCTGAAAGCCCAGTTAATGGCCCAAAACCGCCCGAAACGTACCTCTGTGCCGATTTCCAGGCTTAGCCTGAGAGATGCGCTTATGCAGGTCAGGAAGCAATATAAAGTGGATATCCTGTTCGAGGAAAAGCTGCTGGAAGGCATCTTTGTCGCACCGGCGCAGGTGCAGTCGGGGCAAACCGTCGAGCATAAGCTGAACAGTGTCCTAGCGCCTTCCGGCCTCCGCTATAAAAAGGTCAGCAAACAGACCTATCTTATCCTTACGACGGTCGGCGAACCCAAATCAACCATGCAACAAACGCAGCCCGGCACGCCCGAAGAAGCTCCGCCGGCAACGCAGCCCGCGCTTTTCAACTCCGGCACCCGCCATACGCTTAGCGCCGAAACTGCCGACCCAATTGCGGACAGGACGATCAGCGGCGTGGTGAAAGGCGATGGCGAAGAAGTACTGCCCGGAGTGAGCGTGCTCATCAAAGGCACCACGCGCGGAAGCACCACCGATGCGAACGGCAAATACAGCATTTCCATCGGCGACGACCCGCAAGCGGAAATCACACTCGTATTCTCCTATGTGGGTTATCAAAATCAGGAAGTGGCCGTCGGTAAGCGCTCGACCATCGATATTACTCTGCTGCCCGACCTGAAAAGCCTGGAAGAGGTGGTCGTGGTGGGCTACGGTACGCAAAGGCGCGAGCAGATTACAAGCGCTATCGCGAGCGTCAAGGCGGAGGATTTTGTAAAAGGCCCAGTCCAGGATGCAGCCCAGCTTATCCGGGGCAAAGTCGCCGGTTTGAGTGTGATCACGCCCAGTGGCGACCCCACTGCCATTGCGCAGATTTCGCTAAGAGGCAATGCGACCATCAACGCAAGTTCCGAACCGCTCGTGCTGATCGACGGTGTTCCGGGCGCGTTGAACACCGTTGCGCCCGAGGACATCGAGTCCATCGACGTGCTGAAAGACGGCTCCGCCGCCGCTATTTACGGAACCCGCGGGACAAACGGGGTAATCCTCATCACCACCAGAAAAGTAAAAGGCGAAACGCCGGCAACGTTGGAAGTAAACTCCTACTTCACCACGCAAAGACTTACCCGCAAGCTCGATTTCATGAATGTAGACCAATACCGCGCCCTGGCGGCACAGGGCAAACCCGGCGCAATCGATTACGGCCACAACACCGACTGGCTTGAAGCGGTCACCCGGAAACCATTGTCGCAGGTCCACAATGTCAGCCTCCGGGGCGGCTCCCGGACAACCAACTACATCGTCAGTATGGAATACCGCCGGTTGAACGGGATTATGAAAAAATCCGACAATGCCACCGTATTTCCCCGTATCGAAGTCAATCATTCGATGTTCAATGGCTTGCTGAAAATCAATGCGAACCTGAGCGGTTACCAGCAGAAATACTTCTCGGTCGACGGAGGTCCCTACTCCGGGCTGGTCTATCGCAACGCGCTGACATTCAATCCGACCGAGCCGTTGAAAGACGCCAACGGAAAATGGACGGAGCGCACCGACAAAACCGACTATATGAATCCGGTGGCCCTCATCGAGGAGTCGCACGGACAGAACCGGAACAACAACCTCCGGACGTACGGCACCATTTCGCTGACGCCGGTAGAAGGGCTGGAAGTCAAGGCATTGTTTGCAAGGGACATGTTCAACGGCACCCGGGGCTACTATGAAACCAAAAACCACTATTCCACCAGCCGAAACGGGCGCAATGGCTTCGCTTCGCGCGGGACCACGCGCTCACAGGACGACCTGTTCGAATTCACTGCCAACTATAACAAATCCATTCGGGACCACAATTTCGTGATCCTGGCCGGCCATACCTGGCGGCGCTACAACACGGAGGAATACTGGATGCAGAACTGGGATTTCCCGACCGACAATTTTTCCTACAACAATATCGGCGCGGGGCTCGCGCTGCGCCGGGGACAAGCGCCGGAGTATTCGCTCCAATCGGAGAACAAGCTGATCAGCTATTTTTTCAGGGTCAATTACAGCTTCATGAACAAATACCTGTTGATGGCCAGTTTGCGGCATGAAGGTTCGTCGCGCTTCGGGGCCAATCACAAATGGGGCAGCTTCCCGGCGTTTTCGGTAGGCTGGAATTTGAAAAAAGAGGCATTTCTGGAAAACTCCCGCGCCGTTTCGAACCTCAAACTCAGGGCAGGTTACGGTGTAACCGGTACCGAACCCGGCAGTTCCTATATTTCCTTGAACAAGATCAATTTCAATACCAATGTGCTCATCGACGGCGAGTGGGTGCAGGCTATCAACCCATCCAACAACGCAAACCCCGACCTCCGCTGGGAACGCAAGGAGGAAGTGAACGTGGGTATCGACTATGGCTTTCTGAACGAGCGCCTTTCGGGCTCGGTCGATTTGTACCGCCGCACCACCCGCGACCTGATCGCCAATTTCCCGGTGCCGACCCCGCCTTACCTGTACAGCACCATCACGGCCAATGCGGCTTCGATGGAAAACAAGGGAGTTGAAATACAGGTAAATGCGATTCCACTGCAAACGGCGGCTTTCAGGTGGACCACCTCCGTCAATTTCTCGACGAATGCCAACAAGATCCTTTCCCTTTCGAACGAAAAGTTTGCATTGGCAAGCGGCTATTTCGATACCGGCAATACGGGGGAGCCTATCCAGCAAACCACCCACCGCGTCCAGGTAGGCCAGCCTCTCGGCAATTTCTGGGGTTTCAAAACCATCGACATCGACGAAACCGGCCACTGGATCATCGAGGGCAAAAACGGCGAGCCGAAACCCATTGCGCAGCAGCAGGCGGACGACAAACAGGTGATCGGCAATGGCCTGCCGAAACGCTACCTCAACTGGAACAATACGTTGGCTTACAAAAATTTCGATCTGAACATCACCATGCGCGGCGCGTTCGGCTTCCAGATCCTG harbors:
- a CDS encoding ABC transporter permease, yielding MLHNYLKIAFRQLARNRAYSFINIGGLAAGMAVAMLIGLWVYDELSFNTYHDNYDRIAQVRTREFGEHGVGINSSLQYPLMTELKAHYSAYFKHIVSVSWDVDMVLSAGQTRISRPGLFMDPGGPEMLTLGMVYGTRAGLSDPHSVLLSRSTALALFGDADPVNRVMRLNNKLDVTVTGVYEDLPENTQFSRVKFVAPFALWELDNPWIRERAMTDWRNHFMKVYVELRPDVDLARVSADIKNAEMKNLADFPEVAKNRPEVFLLPMRDWHLRNFKRGEPDTAPMQMVWLISIIGAFVLLLACINFMNLSTARSEKRAKEVGIRKSIGSVKAQLVSQFFSESFLVVGFAFVLAVWFTSLALPWFNQIAAKQMVIPWANAWFWAISLAFIMVTGILAGGYPALYLSSFQPVKVLKGTFRAGRFASLPRKVLVVVQFTVSVTLVIGTIVVFRQIQFAKNRPAGYTREGLLMIEMKSADFYGKHEILKNELRRSGAVTDIAESMGKVTEVWSGNDGFEWRGKNPAANKSFGTLMVTSEYGRTVGWQFVQGRDFSENLSSDSSGMVINEAAARYMGLRKPVGEPVSWKFQDRPVMHYRILGVIRDVVMESPYEPTLPTIFMIKAHGGPNWMHIRINPKMSIGEALPRIEAVFKRLVPLAPFEYKFADQDYALKFAAEERVGKLAYFFAVLAIGISCLGLFGLSSFVAEQRTREIGVRKVLGASVASVWRLLSNEFILLVTIAFGIATPLAYYLLNTWLQKYTYRIEPSWWVFAATGVGAMAITLGTVSFQSIRAALVSPVVSLRTE
- a CDS encoding FecR domain-containing protein, which codes for MKKSILSKQVIQNFFEGKTTRMQNILIREWLENPANRELYFQWLDEWETENPQFTPDVELAYQRSLHTVQDGAGFPVPEPAPRRSFPGAPAGRLFVFKWAAASVALILGAYLLSDFWLYKQYETGYGEIRTIVLPDSSRVTLNANSVLSVPRFGFGGGTREVKLRGEADFAVKHTVNHSKFIVRTPDQLEVRVLGTEFIVYSRERGSKVVLSQGSVQLRSLHEAEPRPVLMKPGDIATMSAQGKLTLRRSQSLSAYQAWKQRRFMFENTPVSEIAYQISEYFGVNVVVADSTLARRTIGGTFNASDPANVLKVLSDVLNARVTRSAADDDGPETFILDVNHPYYP
- a CDS encoding RNA polymerase sigma-70 factor, translated to MNHKYTLESKTGTNDTGGPYPEFPDVKKIQTDFVDSELFIKQAFDTDPVRGYELLFKRYYKQLCSHAVRFVYARDVAEDIVVEVFSQFWSKQLHTSVTTSFRAYLFTTVRHAAFHYMRRNFGKEAVTGELEDLHLATPESSPQQELQFQELVLKIEQVIRSLSRQNQKVFLMSRFEGKRNAAIAEELGISVKTVEGHITKGLAVLRKALQDHGLLSLIQILLLFI
- a CDS encoding TonB-dependent receptor is translated as MTKLLHFKMLVILMAGCLLDVAPLKAQLMAQNRPKRTSVPISRLSLRDALMQVRKQYKVDILFEEKLLEGIFVAPAQVQSGQTVEHKLNSVLAPSGLRYKKVSKQTYLILTTVGEPKSTMQQTQPGTPEEAPPATQPALFNSGTRHTLSAETADPIADRTISGVVKGDGEEVLPGVSVLIKGTTRGSTTDANGKYSISIGDDPQAEITLVFSYVGYQNQEVAVGKRSTIDITLLPDLKSLEEVVVVGYGTQRREQITSAIASVKAEDFVKGPVQDAAQLIRGKVAGLSVITPSGDPTAIAQISLRGNATINASSEPLVLIDGVPGALNTVAPEDIESIDVLKDGSAAAIYGTRGTNGVILITTRKVKGETPATLEVNSYFTTQRLTRKLDFMNVDQYRALAAQGKPGAIDYGHNTDWLEAVTRKPLSQVHNVSLRGGSRTTNYIVSMEYRRLNGIMKKSDNATVFPRIEVNHSMFNGLLKINANLSGYQQKYFSVDGGPYSGLVYRNALTFNPTEPLKDANGKWTERTDKTDYMNPVALIEESHGQNRNNNLRTYGTISLTPVEGLEVKALFARDMFNGTRGYYETKNHYSTSRNGRNGFASRGTTRSQDDLFEFTANYNKSIRDHNFVILAGHTWRRYNTEEYWMQNWDFPTDNFSYNNIGAGLALRRGQAPEYSLQSENKLISYFFRVNYSFMNKYLLMASLRHEGSSRFGANHKWGSFPAFSVGWNLKKEAFLENSRAVSNLKLRAGYGVTGTEPGSSYISLNKINFNTNVLIDGEWVQAINPSNNANPDLRWERKEEVNVGIDYGFLNERLSGSVDLYRRTTRDLIANFPVPTPPYLYSTITANAASMENKGVEIQVNAIPLQTAAFRWTTSVNFSTNANKILSLSNEKFALASGYFDTGNTGEPIQQTTHRVQVGQPLGNFWGFKTIDIDETGHWIIEGKNGEPKPIAQQQADDKQVIGNGLPKRYLNWNNTLAYKNFDLNITMRGAFGFQILNMTEMFWSAPVMLTRGNLRANAYDPVYGKRPLADDQSLNYVSYYIENGNYWKIDNITAGYNLRLKNKYLRHARIYLAVANLYTITGYKGIDPEVGISGLAPGVDDKNRYPATTSFTAGATLTF